The Schistocerca gregaria isolate iqSchGreg1 chromosome 1, iqSchGreg1.2, whole genome shotgun sequence genome includes a window with the following:
- the LOC126356122 gene encoding fizzy-related protein homolog produces MFNHSYEKRLYWVPDKNTVSPLKSSNAVNDCSKGDATNCIEYGLQRFRCVRDTVEVSCGPDRFIPRRTRSSWYTKFPMISNNERPGLSSRRRRTREAGESARDVETYTSLLKNELLGCDIERIENRLEESENLQPLDGKNLFQYSSPCKGRSMCDASRVSSYSLSPVSAKSEKLLNSPSKVTRKIPKIPFKILDAPELQDDFYLNLVDWSSQNVLGVGLGSCVYLWSAGTGQVTRLCDLSADQDSVTSVAWNEKGNLVAVGTHLGYTQVWDISVNKHIYKTQWHSARVGSLAWNGDSLSSGSRDRLILQRDIRTAGTVPQRSLVAHRQEVCGLKWSPDNQYLASGGNDNRLHVWNLHSLSPCQTYTEHKAAVKAIAWSPHHHGLLASGGGTADRCIRFWNTLTGQPMQSIDTSSQVCNLAWSKHSSEFVSTHGYSQNQILVWKYPSLTQVAKLTGHSYRVLYLAVSPDGESIVTGAGDETLRFWNVFSKTRSQKENKSVLNLYASIR; encoded by the coding sequence ATGTTCAACCACAGCTACGAGAAACGACTCTACTGGGTACCTGATAAGAATACTGTGTCTCCTTTGAAGTCTTCGAATGCTGTAAATGACTGCAGTAAAGGTGATGCCACAAACTGTATAGAGTACGGATTGCAACGCTTTAGATGTGTAAGAGACACTGTTGAAGTTTCTTGTGGACCCGACCGATTCATCCCACGCCGCACTAGATCAAGTTGGTACACTAAGTTTCCTATGATCTCAAATAATGAGCGACCAGGATTGTCTTCAAGGAGGAGAAGGACTCGGGAAGCCGGTGAGTCGGCGAGAGATGTGGAGACatacacttctttgttaaaaaATGAACTGCTGGGGTGTGATATTGAACGCATTGAAAATCGTTTGGAAGAAAGTGAAAATCTGCAACCGCTGGATGGtaaaaatttatttcagtattcATCACCGTGCAAGGGAAGATCTATGTGTGATGCTTCACGAGTGTCGTCCTATTCTTTATCACCTGTGAGTGCCAAAAGTGAAAAACTTCTTAACTCCCCCAGTAAAGTTACTAGAAAAATACCGAAAATTCCATTCAAGATTCTGGATGCACCTGAGCTGCAGGATGACTTTTATTTGAATTTGGTTGACTGGTCATCTCAGAATGTACTTGGTGTTGGTCTTGGCAGCTGTGTATACTTATGGTCTGCAGGTACAGGTCAAGTCACAAGACTTTGTGATCTTTCAGCTGATCAAGACTCCGTGACATCTGTTGCATGGAATGAAAAAGGTAATCTGGTAGCAGTGGGTACTCATCTTGGATACACTCAAGTATGGGATATCAGTGTTAACAAACATATATATAAAACACAGTGGCATTCAGCAAGGGTGGGTTCATTAGCATGGAATGGTGACAGCCTCTCCTCTGGTAGCCGAGACAGGCTTATCTTGCAGCGTGACATACGTACtgctggtacagtgcctcaaaggAGTCTTGTTGCCCATCGGCAGGAAGTTTGTGGTCTGAAATGGTCTCCAGATAATCAGTATCTGGCTTCTGGAGGGAATGACAACCGGTTACATGTATGGAATTTACATTCCTTGTCTCCGTGTCAGACATACACCGAACATAAGGCTGCAGTGAAAGCAATTGCTTGGTCTCCCCACCACCATGGACTACTTGCTAGTGGTGGTGGCACAGCTGACAGATGCATAAGATTTTGGAACACTCTTACTGGACAGCCAATGCAGTCCATAGACACCTCTTCCCAAGTTTGCAACTTGGCATGGTCCAAGCATTCTTCAGAATTTGTCAGCACTCATGGATATTCCCAAAACCAGATATTGGTTTGGAAATATCCTAGCTTGACACAAGTTGCAAAATTAACAGGACATTCATACAGAGTTCTTTATTTGGCCGTGTCACCAGATGGAGAATCGATTGTTACCGGTGCAGGAGATGAAACATTGAGGTTCTGGAATGTGTTCAGTAAGACTCGATCTCAAAAGGAGAATAAGTCCGTCCTGAATTTATACGCAAGTATACGATAA